A part of Fibrobacter sp. genomic DNA contains:
- a CDS encoding electron transfer flavoprotein subunit beta/FixA family protein: MNIVVCIKQVPGTTKVKINPETGTLIRDGVEAVVNPFDEYAIEEALRIKERVGGVVKVITMGPPQAEAALRSAIAMGADEGYLISDRAFAGSETWATSYTLSKGIQTLGKVDLIICGKQAIDGDTAQVG; encoded by the coding sequence GTGAACATTGTAGTATGTATCAAGCAGGTACCCGGTACTACCAAGGTGAAGATAAATCCTGAGACAGGGACTCTGATCCGGGACGGTGTTGAAGCGGTTGTCAATCCTTTTGATGAATATGCTATCGAAGAGGCTCTTCGGATAAAGGAGAGAGTCGGTGGTGTGGTTAAAGTGATTACCATGGGGCCTCCACAGGCGGAAGCAGCTCTCAGGAGTGCGATTGCAATGGGTGCTGATGAAGGTTATCTGATTTCTGACCGTGCGTTTGCCGGTTCAGAGACCTGGGCTACCTCCTATACCTTATCAAAGGGAATTCAGACACTGGGCAAAGTAGATCTGATTATCTGTGGTAAACAGGCTATCGACGGTGACACTGCTCAGGTGGGAC